Proteins found in one Bremerella volcania genomic segment:
- a CDS encoding DUF1552 domain-containing protein — protein MRPIIGAEIEPPRRSAFIYIPNGVNTLDYQITTPGENYVFSRSLQPLEKHRGVITPISGMHHPGGLGHHHNCQKIWLTGGQLGPTDRNTISVDQKMAEVTSPHTRFHSLEIANKGESLAWTEDGIRLPGMSRCSEIFAYLFEEPKNGTAAQRRALRRKKSVLDANLEEVRSLERKMGSEDKGRMNQYLTAVRETEIRARRADAWLDVPRPEILEQDRRRTDREVPQTQAGDYFRTIYDLIVLAFQTDATRVVTFSSGIEGQGLPIPELGISQSRHELSHHNGDPGHMEKLTQSDAFSVEQFSYFLTRLAETPDLNGRPLLETTMSLFGSGMAYGHGHGNANLPLVLAGGTGCGLKHGRHIDLNQGHFDGYQLDTPGKHYHLCSRPVNTNAHMSNLLLTMAQKMGVETERFGDSNSELELG, from the coding sequence ATGCGTCCCATAATAGGTGCCGAGATCGAGCCCCCTCGGCGTAGTGCGTTCATCTATATTCCCAACGGCGTCAACACGTTGGACTATCAAATCACCACACCAGGCGAAAATTACGTCTTTTCTCGCTCGCTCCAGCCGCTGGAGAAGCATCGAGGGGTTATCACGCCGATCAGCGGAATGCATCATCCAGGCGGCCTGGGACATCATCACAACTGCCAAAAGATTTGGCTCACCGGTGGTCAGCTTGGTCCTACCGATCGCAATACGATTTCCGTTGACCAGAAGATGGCCGAAGTGACTTCGCCGCATACGCGTTTTCATTCGCTCGAAATCGCCAACAAAGGCGAGTCGCTGGCATGGACAGAAGACGGCATTCGCCTGCCAGGCATGAGTCGCTGCAGCGAGATCTTCGCCTACCTGTTTGAAGAGCCCAAGAACGGCACTGCCGCGCAGCGACGCGCCTTGCGCCGAAAGAAGAGCGTATTGGACGCCAACCTGGAAGAAGTCCGCTCCCTCGAGAGAAAGATGGGGAGCGAAGACAAGGGGCGGATGAATCAATACCTGACCGCTGTACGCGAGACGGAAATCCGGGCCAGACGAGCTGATGCCTGGCTCGATGTTCCGCGTCCCGAAATCCTAGAACAGGATCGCCGCCGCACTGACCGTGAAGTACCGCAAACCCAAGCCGGTGATTACTTCCGTACGATTTATGATTTAATCGTGCTCGCTTTTCAGACCGACGCGACCCGCGTAGTTACCTTTAGCAGCGGTATCGAAGGTCAGGGGCTTCCGATTCCGGAACTGGGCATCTCGCAGTCGCGCCATGAACTCAGCCATCATAATGGCGACCCAGGGCACATGGAGAAGCTCACGCAGAGCGACGCGTTCAGCGTCGAGCAGTTTAGCTACTTCTTAACGCGACTGGCGGAGACGCCAGATCTCAACGGTCGCCCTCTGCTCGAAACGACCATGTCGTTGTTCGGCAGCGGCATGGCTTACGGGCACGGCCACGGCAACGCCAATCTGCCCCTTGTTCTGGCAGGGGGGACCGGTTGCGGATTGAAACATGGTCGTCACATCGATCTAAACCAGGGGCACTTTGATGGCTACCAGCTCGACACGCCCGGCAAGCACTATCACCTTTGCAGTCGTCCGGTTAACACCAACGCTCACATGAGTAATCTTTTACTGACGATGGCGCAAAAGATGGGTGTGGAAACAGAGCGTTTCGGGGACAGTAACAGCGAACTGGAACTAGGATGA
- a CDS encoding DUF1592 domain-containing protein, with amino-acid sequence MRLSFMMLAFFAGASIVSAAEPFEAFLQNHCIRCHGPETVERDLRIDQLSRDFRSGQDGHLWAEIVERINAGEMPPEDEPQPSENEIATVISQLDSRIREGRAARMAARPPVSHYRLSRREYQNTIYDLLGVRYDPSQPGELNADPLWHGFERIGSQLSLSPSHVERYYRASEIVLDRAFPEHPVESQTIRKTAAEIRYNGGQRQQAYLDRFGIKLPLRALIFPGRELQALRPHWFGAGASKSGLYRARLQISGVRPPYGQTPHLRIGKRTGEGTNEGLIELDILAPEDEPEIIEFEVFLEMPTSLDFNVVVTDIISRDKGGHHRNILGGSDYVFTHTSETKLLNPTGPKLFDENGNGIFSFVLLDWIEWEGPIESDAERATRTDIMPPGDATLEVVVQHLNRFAQRAWRRPVADDELRPYLEAYEEELAAGEDRKSAYQVALLGVLNSRNFTYLVEGDTQPRERLNDWELASRLSYFLWSSMPDQALFDAAAEGKLTEDELAKHVDRMLADPKMDRFVQDFPRQWLQLHRVGMFPPDGKLYPEYDVWLEASMREEVIQYFREVFASNLSIDHFITSDWTMANARLCEFYGVTMPKTSGVQKVSLKPEHHRGGLLTMGAILGLTSDGTRHRPVHRGVWISEAIFAKTPPPPPANVDPIEPNPPDSPKATIRQKIKAHTQNANCAACHRNIDPLGLAFDQFDAIGQWRTHERVEKGTGADPPVDPSGEMPDGRMFADAEQFKQLLLGDRDRFLQGLVEHLCSYGLRRVLTVDDQEDIQAIVEEAKRKNYQLKDIVRAVALSDIMKKR; translated from the coding sequence ATGCGTCTATCGTTCATGATGCTGGCGTTCTTTGCTGGGGCGTCAATCGTTTCCGCCGCGGAACCCTTCGAGGCGTTTCTCCAGAACCACTGCATCCGGTGTCATGGGCCTGAGACGGTCGAGCGAGACCTACGCATCGATCAGTTGTCGCGCGACTTCCGATCAGGCCAGGATGGGCATCTTTGGGCGGAAATCGTGGAACGCATCAACGCCGGCGAGATGCCCCCAGAAGACGAACCGCAGCCAAGTGAAAACGAAATCGCTACGGTGATTTCCCAGCTCGACTCACGTATCCGCGAAGGACGAGCCGCGCGTATGGCCGCGCGACCGCCAGTTTCTCACTACCGGTTAAGCCGCCGGGAATACCAGAACACGATCTATGATCTGCTGGGGGTCCGCTACGATCCGTCTCAACCAGGTGAATTGAATGCCGACCCATTATGGCATGGCTTCGAGCGCATCGGCTCGCAGCTCTCGCTGTCTCCCTCGCATGTCGAACGTTACTACCGCGCCTCTGAAATCGTCCTGGATCGGGCGTTTCCCGAGCATCCCGTCGAGTCGCAAACGATTCGCAAAACCGCGGCAGAAATCCGCTACAACGGAGGCCAACGGCAGCAGGCTTACCTTGACCGCTTTGGGATCAAACTTCCTCTGCGTGCCCTGATTTTTCCTGGTAGGGAACTTCAGGCTTTGCGCCCCCACTGGTTCGGCGCGGGCGCCTCGAAGAGTGGGCTTTATCGAGCAAGGCTACAGATTAGTGGAGTTCGTCCTCCGTATGGACAAACACCACACTTACGCATCGGCAAACGGACCGGTGAAGGTACCAACGAGGGCCTGATCGAGTTGGATATCCTCGCTCCGGAAGATGAACCGGAGATCATTGAGTTTGAGGTTTTCCTGGAGATGCCTACGAGCCTTGATTTCAACGTTGTCGTCACCGACATCATCTCTCGTGACAAGGGCGGCCATCATCGAAACATTCTCGGCGGGTCCGATTACGTCTTCACGCATACCAGTGAAACGAAGCTACTGAATCCCACGGGTCCTAAACTTTTCGACGAAAATGGTAACGGCATTTTCTCGTTCGTGCTGTTGGATTGGATCGAGTGGGAAGGGCCTATCGAGAGTGATGCAGAGCGTGCGACACGCACGGATATAATGCCTCCAGGCGATGCAACGCTCGAAGTCGTTGTGCAGCATCTCAATCGATTCGCACAGCGGGCCTGGCGGCGACCTGTTGCCGATGATGAACTGCGTCCCTATCTGGAAGCCTACGAGGAAGAACTGGCCGCCGGCGAAGACAGGAAGTCCGCTTATCAGGTAGCCTTGTTGGGCGTGCTCAATAGTCGCAATTTCACCTATCTGGTCGAAGGGGATACGCAACCGCGTGAGCGGCTTAACGACTGGGAACTTGCCTCACGTTTGTCGTACTTCCTTTGGAGTTCCATGCCAGACCAGGCATTGTTCGATGCGGCTGCCGAAGGGAAGCTTACGGAAGACGAACTTGCAAAACATGTCGATCGCATGCTGGCAGATCCGAAGATGGATCGATTCGTGCAAGATTTCCCCCGTCAATGGCTTCAGCTACATCGCGTTGGAATGTTTCCGCCCGATGGCAAATTGTACCCTGAATATGACGTCTGGCTGGAAGCGAGCATGCGGGAGGAAGTCATTCAGTACTTTCGAGAAGTGTTCGCCAGCAATCTGAGCATCGATCATTTCATCACTTCTGACTGGACGATGGCCAATGCGCGCCTCTGCGAATTTTATGGTGTGACAATGCCTAAGACGTCCGGCGTGCAGAAGGTATCGCTCAAGCCAGAGCACCATCGTGGCGGGCTACTGACGATGGGAGCGATCCTCGGTCTTACTTCCGACGGCACGCGGCATCGTCCTGTTCACCGTGGGGTTTGGATCAGTGAAGCGATCTTTGCCAAAACTCCTCCACCGCCGCCGGCAAACGTCGATCCCATCGAACCCAATCCGCCGGACAGTCCCAAGGCGACCATTCGACAGAAGATTAAGGCACATACACAGAACGCTAACTGTGCTGCCTGCCATCGCAATATTGATCCGCTTGGCTTGGCATTCGATCAATTCGACGCAATCGGTCAGTGGCGCACGCACGAACGCGTTGAAAAGGGAACCGGAGCTGATCCTCCTGTCGATCCCAGTGGCGAGATGCCTGACGGACGCATGTTTGCCGATGCCGAGCAGTTCAAGCAGCTTTTGCTGGGTGATCGCGATCGGTTCCTGCAGGGTCTGGTCGAACACCTTTGCTCGTACGGGTTACGCCGCGTGCTCACCGTCGATGACCAGGAAGATATCCAAGCGATCGTCGAAGAGGCGAAGCGGAAAAACTATCAACTCAAAGACATTGTGCGGGCCGTCGCATTGTCGGACATCATGAAGAAGAGATGA
- a CDS encoding LacI family DNA-binding transcriptional regulator, whose translation MPEAHSNSTLSDVAREANVSVSTASRVLNGLAEKYRISRATAQLVRDSADKLGFRPSQVARSLRLKRTGLFGIIVPDLSNPFFSSIARSVTVAAEAEGFSAILADSGGSVEKEKNLIDQLTTRSVEALIVCPVGLDFEHLENVHQQGIPLVVVDRCKAKSSMVQVTSDHITGTRTAMDLLLRNGHRHIGVLQGIAGTLPCDQRLQGVKEALAEVGVRLHPVMVAGNEFSYESGYESARKLLTTNPQITALFAMSTPNAFGAYQAAIELGLRVPDDLSLVCFDDVAFADFMQVPLTTVSQDVLELGRLAASLVIDQLSQGKSPVQKMHKVPVTLLNRASVGKMSLS comes from the coding sequence GTGCCTGAAGCCCATTCCAATTCGACTTTGAGCGATGTCGCCCGTGAGGCCAACGTCAGCGTCTCGACCGCTTCCCGTGTGCTCAATGGACTAGCCGAGAAGTATCGAATTAGTCGTGCGACGGCCCAGCTGGTTCGCGATTCGGCCGACAAGTTGGGCTTTCGCCCTAGCCAGGTGGCGCGATCGTTACGACTAAAGCGGACCGGGCTGTTTGGAATTATCGTTCCGGATCTCTCCAATCCGTTCTTCTCCTCGATTGCACGTTCGGTGACCGTTGCCGCCGAGGCCGAAGGCTTTTCGGCCATCCTGGCTGACAGTGGGGGCTCGGTCGAGAAAGAGAAGAATCTGATCGATCAGTTAACGACTCGCAGCGTTGAAGCCTTGATCGTTTGCCCAGTCGGTCTGGACTTTGAACACCTCGAAAACGTTCACCAACAAGGAATTCCTCTGGTGGTTGTCGATCGGTGTAAGGCGAAATCCTCGATGGTCCAGGTCACCTCCGATCACATCACTGGAACGCGTACTGCAATGGACCTACTGCTACGTAATGGCCATCGACACATCGGCGTGTTACAAGGGATCGCGGGTACACTTCCCTGCGATCAACGATTACAAGGGGTGAAAGAAGCCCTGGCGGAAGTTGGCGTCCGACTTCATCCTGTCATGGTCGCCGGCAATGAGTTTTCGTACGAGTCGGGATATGAGTCGGCGCGCAAATTGCTGACCACCAATCCCCAAATCACCGCGTTGTTCGCCATGAGCACTCCCAACGCGTTCGGTGCCTATCAGGCTGCCATCGAATTGGGATTGCGCGTACCGGATGATCTGTCGCTCGTCTGTTTCGATGACGTGGCATTTGCCGACTTCATGCAGGTTCCGTTGACGACGGTGTCGCAAGACGTGCTTGAACTCGGGCGGCTAGCAGCTTCCCTCGTCATCGATCAGCTTTCGCAAGGCAAATCTCCCGTTCAGAAGATGCACAAAGTTCCTGTCACCCTCCTCAACAGAGCCTCTGTTGGAAAGATGTCCCTATCATGA
- a CDS encoding response regulator — protein MNEKKNIRLVIADDHAVFRAGLKLLLQSHVDLEVVGEVSDVGQLQAEVSKLRPDVLVLDLTMPGGSTLPVIDDLRQAIPETRILVLSMHDDLTLVRAALASGASGYVVKAAADTEVVAAIRAVATGKVFVDLDLDASQVGNLLTTEKDWSEKEKMGPLGSLSSREKEVFLSLAKGHTNQEIADDLDLSIKTVETYRGRIGVKLGLRTRAEFVRFAVELGLIGPGSY, from the coding sequence ATGAACGAAAAGAAGAATATACGCCTGGTGATCGCTGACGACCACGCTGTCTTTCGCGCGGGACTCAAGCTACTTCTCCAATCGCATGTCGACCTCGAAGTGGTGGGAGAGGTATCGGATGTCGGTCAGTTGCAGGCCGAAGTCTCGAAGCTTCGCCCAGATGTACTTGTGCTTGACCTGACCATGCCAGGCGGCAGCACGCTTCCGGTCATCGATGATTTGCGTCAAGCGATTCCGGAAACGCGGATCCTGGTTCTGTCGATGCACGACGACCTGACGCTGGTCCGTGCTGCGTTGGCCAGCGGAGCCAGTGGCTACGTCGTCAAGGCAGCAGCCGATACCGAGGTTGTTGCCGCAATCCGCGCCGTCGCGACGGGAAAGGTGTTCGTCGATCTTGATTTGGACGCCAGCCAGGTCGGCAACCTGCTAACGACAGAGAAAGATTGGTCCGAAAAAGAAAAGATGGGTCCCCTGGGAAGTCTCAGTTCCCGCGAGAAAGAAGTGTTTCTCAGCCTGGCCAAGGGACATACCAACCAGGAAATAGCGGACGACCTGGATCTAAGCATCAAGACGGTGGAGACCTATCGTGGTCGGATTGGCGTCAAGCTGGGACTTCGTACCCGTGCGGAATTCGTTCGTTTCGCGGTGGAACTCGGGCTGATCGGACCAGGCAGCTATTGA
- a CDS encoding efflux RND transporter periplasmic adaptor subunit: protein MSEHASQAASSGFLAMIGKVVPPILVFGALGGAWLAVHHMGTAPETHDSEVRSAPEEGPMKEVLKLPPGKVNSAELIAHAASQRSIQHSHSVPGRITYDETRHVEVRTPIDGILEQVLVQPGDRVVAGQLLATLSSPEVGSARSELMRCQSHEELRTIEANRAQEVASNVRRLVELLDEEMATSDIEAKLQGLELGEVRKVIQAAHARLQLAKELRDNVQPLIGSGAMPERVIRERQSEYEIARAEFEAAREQALFDVAQAEREASAKLADAKRQTQIAQQTLQSLIGNSPSTDSQNEASMLSTLQICAPMAGTIESRKFASSERVYRADTLYVLADTSSLYVSAAVREKDWPAVGIKEGTEVEVIVPAVESERMSARVQYVGREVDPNTNSIPVVAALNNPTGLLRPGMFVRVVLPIGEPQTSLVVRPESILRHDDQQFVFVQVGDYEFQRVPIETGLETENWTEVKQGLELGQRVVERGAFLLKSEWLLEGESE from the coding sequence ATGTCTGAACATGCTTCCCAGGCAGCTTCGTCAGGGTTTCTCGCGATGATTGGCAAAGTCGTCCCTCCCATCCTCGTGTTCGGGGCGTTGGGCGGCGCGTGGCTGGCCGTGCATCATATGGGAACTGCCCCCGAAACCCACGATTCCGAGGTACGCTCCGCGCCCGAAGAGGGACCGATGAAGGAGGTGCTGAAGCTACCGCCGGGCAAGGTGAACTCGGCGGAACTTATCGCGCACGCAGCGTCACAGAGGTCCATTCAACACTCACATTCCGTTCCCGGGCGTATCACTTACGACGAGACACGTCATGTTGAAGTCCGTACGCCCATCGATGGAATCCTTGAGCAAGTGCTGGTTCAACCAGGAGATCGTGTCGTCGCCGGACAGTTGTTGGCAACACTTAGCAGCCCGGAAGTCGGAAGTGCCCGTTCGGAACTGATGCGGTGTCAGTCTCACGAAGAGCTACGTACCATCGAAGCAAACCGCGCTCAGGAAGTCGCCTCGAATGTACGCCGCCTCGTTGAATTGTTAGACGAAGAGATGGCGACTTCCGATATCGAGGCGAAACTTCAAGGCCTCGAGCTTGGGGAAGTTCGCAAGGTGATCCAGGCCGCCCATGCCCGCCTGCAACTGGCCAAAGAGTTACGAGACAACGTCCAGCCGCTCATTGGTTCCGGGGCGATGCCAGAACGAGTTATCCGCGAGCGACAATCGGAGTACGAGATTGCACGTGCTGAATTCGAAGCGGCTCGAGAGCAGGCTCTTTTCGACGTCGCTCAGGCCGAGCGAGAAGCATCCGCGAAGCTCGCGGATGCCAAACGACAGACGCAGATCGCCCAGCAGACGCTGCAAAGCTTAATTGGTAATTCGCCATCGACCGATTCGCAAAACGAGGCGTCCATGCTTTCAACACTGCAGATTTGCGCCCCGATGGCCGGAACGATCGAGTCACGCAAGTTTGCATCCAGCGAACGCGTCTATCGCGCGGATACGCTCTACGTACTTGCTGATACATCCTCCCTCTACGTGTCGGCGGCCGTCAGAGAGAAAGACTGGCCCGCCGTTGGCATAAAGGAGGGAACGGAGGTGGAGGTGATTGTCCCGGCGGTCGAAAGCGAGCGCATGTCGGCTCGCGTTCAGTACGTTGGAAGAGAGGTTGATCCCAACACGAATTCTATTCCTGTGGTAGCCGCATTGAATAATCCAACGGGGCTACTGCGCCCCGGCATGTTCGTACGCGTTGTCCTTCCGATTGGGGAACCACAGACTTCGTTGGTTGTTCGCCCGGAATCGATCCTGCGACACGATGACCAGCAGTTCGTGTTCGTCCAGGTGGGTGACTATGAATTCCAAAGAGTACCGATCGAGACAGGGCTCGAAACCGAAAACTGGACCGAGGTGAAGCAAGGTCTTGAGCTTGGTCAACGTGTGGTCGAGCGAGGAGCATTCTTGCTGAAGTCCGAGTGGCTTCTAGAGGGAGAAAGCGAATAG
- a CDS encoding efflux RND transporter permease subunit, with protein MLTHVIEFSLKNRGLVIILTLLMAGAGLYSAIKLPIDAVPDMTNVQVQVVTDAGSLSPVEVERYVTYPVENTMGGLPNVEELRSVSKFGISVVTIVFEEGTDVYWARNLVSQRLTEAADNIPEGYGTPALGPLTTALGEILQFEVRSDRHSPMALRTILEWDIAPRLREVAGVTEINTHGGYYKTFEVQPDPDRMTSYGITLETLFDRIKNNNATSGGGYVVHYGEQRFVRGMSLLSSQQDIESIVLRREKDGTPILLSDVATVAIEPMTRQGAVTRDGRGEAVTGLVMMLIGENSREVVQASKERLREIEETLPEGVWLEVTYDRAALIGRTLKTVLTNLTEGGLLVIVVLLFMLGSLRAGIVVALAIPLSMMFATNVMAMTAVTASLMSLGAIDFGLIVDSSVIMIENCIHRLSHNSEGKSHLQVIRDAAIEVRKPTMFGELIISVVFVPILLLQGTEGKLFRPMALTVLFALAGSLVLSLTFMPAMASLMLPRKMNDKEVFLVRWIKYLYEPLVVRAIRYSGFTVSLAIAVFLASIPVAMNLGAEFMPRLNEGDLLVEAVRLPSATLEGSIAMSTQIESLLCEFPEVKTVFSKTGRPEIANDVMGVHQTDVWVLLKPPHDWPEHKTRDELIEEMSQVLNDNVPGVAFGFTQPIEMRVDELVAGVKADVAILLYGDDLNVLAQKGKEIEAVLRNVPGAVDVKADYQANLSTISIQTQPEQLARYGVDAQSVLDVVSAMGGMPVGQIFEGRARFPILVRIPVEWRENLSLLEQLPVAEAGGSPIPLKELAEIRLEETPPSIEHEANRRRTFVSANVRGRDVASFVNEAQQVVENEVTLPAGYEIVWGGDFQNLQSASQRLALILPIVLLVILLLLHTSLGSLRLALLIFLAVPMAASGGIYALYLREMPFSISAGVGFIALFGVAVLNGLVWVSAAEHQRKVGMPLDRISHATALARLRPVLMTALVASLGFLPMALSTSDGAEMQRPLATVVIGGLITSTLLTSLVVPCIYPWLAKGLPVSEDEEDLFDESTSVLT; from the coding sequence ATGCTGACTCACGTAATTGAATTCTCACTTAAGAATCGCGGCCTGGTCATCATCTTAACCTTGTTGATGGCAGGGGCTGGACTCTATTCGGCGATCAAGCTGCCGATCGATGCCGTTCCGGACATGACCAACGTCCAGGTCCAGGTAGTCACCGACGCGGGTTCTCTTTCTCCGGTGGAAGTGGAACGCTACGTCACCTATCCCGTCGAGAACACGATGGGTGGCTTACCCAACGTCGAGGAATTACGAAGCGTCTCGAAGTTCGGAATCTCGGTCGTCACGATCGTGTTTGAGGAAGGTACTGACGTCTACTGGGCGCGCAATCTGGTCTCGCAGCGTCTTACAGAAGCCGCGGACAACATCCCCGAGGGATACGGGACGCCTGCATTAGGGCCTCTGACGACGGCCCTTGGTGAGATTCTGCAATTCGAAGTTCGTAGCGATCGCCATTCCCCCATGGCATTGCGAACGATACTCGAGTGGGACATTGCCCCCCGACTGCGTGAAGTCGCTGGCGTGACCGAGATCAACACGCATGGTGGCTATTACAAGACTTTCGAGGTGCAGCCAGACCCAGACCGCATGACCAGTTACGGGATTACCCTGGAAACGCTGTTCGATCGAATCAAGAACAATAACGCCACCTCTGGTGGCGGCTACGTGGTGCACTACGGAGAGCAGCGATTCGTTCGCGGCATGTCGCTGCTAAGCAGCCAGCAAGATATTGAGTCGATCGTCCTGCGACGCGAAAAGGACGGTACGCCGATTCTACTGTCCGACGTTGCGACGGTAGCTATCGAACCAATGACCCGTCAAGGTGCCGTCACACGCGACGGTCGTGGGGAAGCGGTAACGGGCCTGGTCATGATGCTGATTGGAGAAAACTCGCGCGAGGTCGTTCAGGCCTCGAAGGAGCGGCTGCGAGAAATCGAGGAAACATTGCCGGAAGGAGTCTGGCTAGAAGTTACGTACGATCGCGCTGCCCTGATTGGTAGAACGTTAAAGACTGTCCTGACCAATCTGACCGAAGGTGGTTTACTGGTTATCGTCGTGCTTCTGTTCATGCTGGGAAGCCTCCGCGCGGGGATTGTCGTTGCCTTGGCCATTCCTCTCTCGATGATGTTCGCCACCAATGTCATGGCGATGACTGCAGTCACTGCAAGTCTCATGAGTCTGGGAGCGATCGACTTCGGGCTGATCGTCGATAGCTCGGTCATCATGATCGAGAATTGCATCCACCGACTCTCTCATAACAGCGAGGGCAAGTCGCACTTGCAGGTCATCCGCGACGCGGCAATCGAGGTTCGCAAACCAACGATGTTCGGTGAATTGATCATCTCGGTGGTTTTCGTCCCCATCCTTTTGTTGCAGGGAACCGAAGGAAAACTGTTTCGCCCAATGGCCTTAACGGTGTTGTTCGCTCTGGCCGGATCGCTCGTGTTGTCTCTCACCTTCATGCCGGCGATGGCATCCTTGATGCTGCCACGCAAGATGAACGACAAGGAAGTGTTTCTAGTGCGTTGGATCAAGTATCTGTACGAACCGCTAGTCGTACGCGCCATTCGGTACTCAGGATTTACGGTCAGCCTGGCAATTGCGGTCTTCCTGGCAAGCATCCCAGTAGCGATGAACTTGGGGGCAGAGTTCATGCCGCGTCTCAACGAAGGAGACCTGCTTGTGGAGGCCGTCCGTCTTCCCAGCGCGACCCTAGAGGGATCGATCGCCATGTCGACCCAAATCGAGTCACTGCTTTGCGAATTCCCTGAGGTGAAAACGGTCTTCTCGAAGACAGGTCGGCCCGAAATCGCGAACGATGTGATGGGCGTTCATCAAACGGACGTTTGGGTTCTTTTGAAACCACCGCACGATTGGCCTGAACATAAGACACGGGACGAATTGATCGAGGAGATGTCGCAAGTCTTGAATGACAATGTCCCAGGCGTTGCTTTCGGTTTCACGCAACCGATTGAAATGCGTGTGGACGAGTTAGTCGCTGGGGTGAAAGCGGACGTTGCCATTCTTCTTTACGGAGATGACTTGAACGTCCTGGCCCAGAAAGGCAAGGAGATCGAAGCGGTTCTCAGAAATGTCCCTGGAGCGGTCGACGTGAAGGCCGACTACCAGGCAAACTTGTCGACCATCTCCATTCAGACGCAGCCTGAGCAGCTTGCTCGTTACGGGGTCGATGCTCAATCGGTACTCGACGTGGTATCAGCCATGGGAGGTATGCCGGTCGGACAGATCTTTGAGGGCCGAGCCCGTTTTCCGATTCTCGTTCGTATCCCAGTCGAATGGCGAGAGAACCTTTCATTACTGGAACAACTTCCCGTGGCAGAAGCCGGAGGAAGCCCCATCCCACTGAAGGAGCTTGCGGAAATACGCCTTGAGGAAACTCCACCAAGCATCGAGCACGAGGCTAATCGTCGCCGCACGTTTGTTTCGGCCAATGTTCGCGGGCGAGACGTCGCGTCGTTTGTAAACGAAGCGCAGCAAGTCGTCGAGAACGAGGTCACCCTTCCAGCAGGCTACGAAATTGTCTGGGGTGGTGACTTCCAGAACCTGCAGTCCGCCAGTCAGCGTTTGGCGCTGATCCTTCCGATCGTGCTGCTCGTCATTCTGCTTCTGCTGCACACGAGCCTGGGTTCGCTTAGACTTGCCCTGCTCATCTTCCTGGCCGTGCCGATGGCGGCATCTGGCGGGATTTACGCACTATACCTCCGGGAGATGCCCTTCAGCATTTCGGCCGGTGTGGGCTTTATCGCCCTGTTTGGCGTCGCCGTGCTCAATGGTCTGGTCTGGGTAAGTGCGGCCGAACATCAAAGAAAGGTCGGCATGCCGCTTGATCGAATCAGTCATGCCACTGCCCTGGCCCGCCTACGTCCTGTGCTAATGACAGCCCTGGTCGCCAGTCTGGGTTTCCTTCCGATGGCTCTGTCAACCAGCGATGGTGCCGAGATGCAGCGACCACTGGCCACCGTCGTGATCGGCGGCCTGATCACCTCCACACTGCTGACGTCACTGGTTGTTCCATGTATTTATCCATGGCTCGCCAAGGGACTCCCTGTGTCGGAAGATGAGGAAGATTTGTTTGACGAATCGACGAGCGTTTTGACGTAG
- a CDS encoding sensor histidine kinase, translating to MERRRCYSAISEAQSSMNNSPLEAILLSRPVRVSFMILLVVFVAEFSIMFVLPLVLVDSQTSWKEAAVDATLLTMILIPFMWFVIIRPIQELANIRASLLEQFAALQDEERRRIAFDLHDEVGQSLTSVMMGLRALGDQPDPSSYRQRIDDLREVVNSAVHEVRRIANGLRPAALDHLGLQGALERMAEDAEQIHDIDIELTIEIQDWDKLSNPLQTTIYRIVQEGLTNVARHSGARLVRILVAQRRSEVVVEIEDDGRGFDKDSTSNQGMGVSGMIQRTALLAGEFSVLERPEGGTIIRARIPVRS from the coding sequence TTGGAACGTCGCCGGTGCTATTCGGCAATTTCAGAAGCTCAATCAAGCATGAACAACTCTCCACTGGAAGCGATTCTGCTCAGCCGGCCTGTTCGCGTCTCTTTCATGATCCTCTTGGTTGTCTTCGTGGCGGAATTCTCGATCATGTTTGTTCTGCCTCTAGTTCTGGTAGATAGCCAAACCTCCTGGAAAGAAGCCGCCGTTGATGCGACTTTGCTGACGATGATCTTAATTCCTTTCATGTGGTTTGTAATTATTCGCCCAATACAGGAACTCGCGAACATCCGCGCAAGCCTTCTAGAACAGTTCGCAGCACTGCAAGACGAGGAAAGACGACGCATCGCCTTTGATCTTCACGACGAGGTGGGACAATCGTTAACCTCGGTGATGATGGGCTTGAGGGCTCTTGGCGATCAACCGGATCCATCGAGTTATCGACAACGAATCGACGACTTGCGCGAGGTGGTCAATAGCGCCGTACACGAGGTACGACGGATCGCGAATGGACTGCGTCCGGCGGCGCTGGACCATCTTGGCTTACAAGGCGCCTTGGAGCGGATGGCTGAAGACGCCGAGCAGATCCACGATATTGACATTGAATTGACGATCGAGATCCAAGACTGGGACAAATTATCCAATCCACTTCAAACAACCATTTATCGAATCGTGCAGGAAGGGCTAACGAACGTCGCTCGCCATTCCGGAGCAAGGCTCGTGCGAATTCTCGTCGCGCAGCGACGTAGCGAAGTTGTGGTGGAGATCGAGGACGACGGGCGTGGATTCGATAAGGACTCTACGTCCAATCAGGGAATGGGGGTTTCAGGAATGATCCAACGGACTGCGCTTCTGGCGGGCGAGTTTAGCGTTTTAGAACGTCCTGAAGGGGGCACCATCATTCGCGCGAGGATTCCGGTCCGCTCATGA